Proteins co-encoded in one Amaranthus tricolor cultivar Red isolate AtriRed21 chromosome 7, ASM2621246v1, whole genome shotgun sequence genomic window:
- the LOC130818109 gene encoding guanosine deaminase: protein MGDANVVEAKDGTISVASAFAGHQEAVQDRDHKFLTKAVEEAYKGVDSGDGGPFGAVVVCNDEVVVSCHNMVLKHTDPTAHAEVTAIREACKKLDRIELADCEIYASCEPCPMCFGAIHLSRIKRLVYGAKAEAAIAIGFDDFIADALRGTGVYQKANLEIKQADGNQAAIAEQVFEKTKAKFSMY from the exons ATGGGTGATGCTAATG TTGTTGAAGCCAAAGATGGAACCATCTCTGTGGCCTCTGCATTTGCTGGTCATCAAGAAG CTGTACAAGACCGAGACCACAAATTCTTGACAAAAGCAGTCGAAGAAGCTTATAAGGGGGTTGACAGTGGAGATGGCGGTCCATTTGGCGCTGTTGTTGTTTGTAATGATGAAGTAGTCGTCAGCTGCCACAACATGGTGTTGAAGCATACCGACCCTACCGCCCACGCAGAGGTTACTGCCATAAGAGAG GCATGTAAAAAGCTTGATCGAATCGAGCTAGCAGATTGCGAAATATATGCATCCTGTGAACCTTGCCCGATGTGCTTTGGTGCTATACATCTCTCAAGAATCAAG AGACTAGTGTACGGAGCTAAAGCTGAAGCCGCCATAGCAATCGGTTTCGATGATTTCATTGCTGATGCATTGAGGGGAACCGGAGTTTACCAAAAGGCTAACCTCGAAATCAAACAAGCCGACGGAAATCAAGCTGCCATTGCTGAGCAAGTATTTGAGAAGACTAAGGCCAAGTTTTCCATGTACTGA
- the LOC130817455 gene encoding DNA damage-repair/toleration protein DRT102 — MDNHSTTLTPPPQPLKFITGADFNGCSIKDSLVSYLRSLNYQVEDLGVGSYYSIGDQVAKRVAAEGNTARGLLACGTGTGVQIFANKTPGIFAATCLTVDDAKNARSINNANVLAVSGMSTSSETAIEILDTFIKTPFKSPCPASGNKDWDPEIMEFLDKSVSEMAEIGKSTPSGTTTDMSGECAICCLAKNREFVPVEIMPGGMMKIVRESPTSAIIKFKAGSIEPAHHHSFGHDLMVMKGKKTVWNLSKKEKFDLGDGDYLYTPAGDIHRVKYYEDTEFFLKWDGPWDIFLDEDLDTAKAALAKECS; from the exons ATGGACAACCACTCCACCACTCTAACTCCACCACCACAACCTCTCAAATTCATCACCGGCGCCGACTTTAATGGCTGCTCCATCAAAGATTCCCTCGTATCCTACCTTCGGTCCCTCAACTACCAAGTTGAAGATCTCGGCGTCGGATCATACTACTCCATCGGCGACCAAGTTGCTAAACGAGTTGCCGCGGAGGGGAACACCGCACGCGGCCTACTCGCTTGCGGAACTGGTACCGGCGTTCAAATCTTCGCTAACAAAACGCCTGGAATCTTCGCCGCTACCTGCTTAACCGTAGATGACGCCAAGAATGCTCGATCCATTAACAACGCCAATGTCCTTGCCGTCTCTGGCATGTCGACTTCCTCGGAAACCGCCATTGAAATCCTTGATACCTTTATTAAAACCCCCTTCAAATCTCCCTGCCCTGCCTCCGGAAACAAAGATTGGGATCCAGAAATCATGGAGTTTCTCGATAAATCTGTATCCGAAATGGCGGAAATCGGAAAATCTACTCCATCTGGTACAACGACAGATATGTCAG GAGAATGTGCAATTTGTTGCTTGGCGAAGAACAGGGAGTTTGTTCCAGTGGAGATAATGCCTGGAGGAATGATGAAGATAGTTCGAGAAAGCCCAACATCAGCCATAATAAAGTTCAAAGCAGGGAGTATAGAGCCTGCACATCACCATAGTTTTGGGCATGATTTAATGGTGATGAAAGGGAAGAAAACAGTGTGGAATTTGAGTAAAAAAGAGAAGTTTGATTTGGGTGATGGAGATTATTTGTATACTCCAGCTGGGGATATTCATAGAGTCAAATATTATGAAGATACAGAATTTTTCCTGAAATGGGATGGTCCTTGGGATATTTTCTTGGATGAAGATCTTGATACTGCTAAAGCTGCTCTTGCTAAGGAATGTTCTTAA
- the LOC130818048 gene encoding probable transcription factor At3g04930 yields the protein MASEEDRPIYTFDDDGDDDDDSEPLNGAVPDDDIHVDSESSSGDYTIAGHSSAVTIAIPSSSSISVAVPPPVNSSNAVTIALPDPKREISGFPIVNPEKKPIDDSRRLFQRLWTDEDEIELLNGFLEYTSSRGTTSSGHHHDTAAFYDQIKSKLQFEFNKSQLVEKLRRLKKKYRTVLSRMSSGKDFVFKSPHDQQTFEISKKIWSHLSTNFRGVAEFDDDDQNPNPNANPSVLASATPPRPPNSSFVISHINLNSVAATGNSSSPMMVDHKPGSIGNYSNNISAVTSNSTVGFDMMMSNLNSPAAKLSSRKRPRVGKIDEKFVKPVNLGGNVVGDGVNGDQNSNVNNINNNVDNNSSNINLGSTMQGLIEEAVRSCLSPMVKELVNNAVNGVVFGSSGSGIKGVGELALNAVPLNFSGSNVLGGNGGEVMDEKWRKQHILELEVYSKRLELVQDQIKLSLEELRSQGS from the coding sequence ATGGCTTCCGAGGAAGACCGCCCTATCTATACGTTTGATGATGATGGCGACGATGACGATGATAGTGAACCTCTTAATGGCGCAGTTCCTGATGATGATATTCATGTAGATTCTGAATCTTCATCTGGAGATTACACCATTGCTGGACATTCTAGTGCTGTTACTATTGctataccttcttcttcttctatttCTGTAGCTGTTCCTCCTCCTGTTAATTCATCTAATGCTGTTACAATCGCTCTTCCTGATCCAAAACGGGAGATTTCTGGTTTTCCGATTGTGAATCCTGAGAAAAAGCCGATCGATGATTCTAGAAGGCTTTTTCAACGTCTTTGGACGGATGAGGATGAGATCGAGCTTCTTAATGGTTTTCTTGAGTATACCTCGAGTCGTGGTACCACATCTTCTGGTCATCATCATGATACAGCCGCGTTTTATGATCAGATCAAATCAAAGCTTCAATTTGAGTTTAATAAAAGTCAGTTGGTTGAAAAATTGAGGAGGTTGAAGAAGAAGTATCGGACTGTTTTGAGTAGGATGAGTTCTGGTAAGGATTTTGTTTTCAAGAGTCCTCATGATCAACAGACTTTTGAGATTTCGAAAAAAATCTGGAGTCATTTGTCTACAAATTTTCGTGGTGTGGCtgaatttgatgatgatgatcaaaaccctaaccctaatgcTAATCCATCTGTTCTTGCCTCGGCGACTCCCCCACGGCCTCCGAATAGCAGCTTTGTTATCAGTCATATCAACCTCAACAGTGTTGCAGCTACGGGAAATTCTTCTTCACCTATGATGGTGGATCATAAGCCAGGTAGTATTGGAAATTATAGCAACAATATTAGTGCTGTCACTTCTAATAGTACTGTTGGTTTTGATATGATGATGTCGAATTTGAATAGTCCTGCTGCCAAATTGTCCTCGAGGAAGAGGCCTAGGGTTGGAAAAATTGATGAGAAGTTTGTGAAACCTGTGAATTTGGGAGGAAATGTTGTTGGCGATGGTGTAAATGGTGATCAAAATAGTAATGTtaacaacattaataataatgttgataataatagtagtaatatcAATCTTGGTTCAACAATGCAGGGGTTAATAGAGGAGGCTGTGAGGAGTTGTTTGTCGCCAATGGTTAAAGAGCTGGTGAATAATGCTGTAAATGGTGTAGTATTTGGAAGCAGTGGTAGTGGGATTAAGGGAGTTGGGGAATTGGCTTTGAACGCGGTTCCTTTGAATTTTTCAGGGTCGAATGTGTTGGGGGGTAATGGTGGCGAGGTAATGGATGAGAAGTGGAGAAAGCAACATATATTAGAGCTTGAGGTGTATTCGAAACGGTTAGAGTTGGTTCAAGATCAAATTAAGTTATCATTGGAGGAGCTCAGATCGCAAGGGAGTTAA
- the LOC130818122 gene encoding probable aspartic proteinase GIP2, with the protein MAFSIPYNIFIISILLHFHSTKSYSTFQPKALVLSISKDPTTHQYTTNLTLRTPPISLPLTLDLGTQFLWVTCNRLYKSSTYHPIPCNSPKCMTLPKPTICKTCRTTPKPGCNINTCRTLTLKNPITNIKPPLGGELSKDIISINSTNGSNPGQIVTIPNFLFVCAPPSLVQGLTKGVQGVAGFGRSKTSIPNQFSSYFHFPNKFSLCLPSSGFETGAGFFGSGPYNFFPGIDLTTLLSYTPLLTNKIRPSDYYIGVTQIKIFDQNVPINKSLLSINSKGYGGTMISVVDPYTMMETSIFMAVSRTFNNELTKNGQVKRVNPVAPFEFCYDPSTLPFTRIGPFGPDINLVMQSEKVVWTISGQNYFVRASNEAYCLGLVDGGKKPKASIVIGGFQLEDNFVEFDVGKSRIGFSNSLLFSRVRCSNFNFTSTNV; encoded by the coding sequence ATGGCTTTCTCCATCCCATACAACATCTTCATCATCTCGATCCTCCTCCATTTCCACTCCACCAAATCCTACTCAACATTCCAACCCAAAGCTCTTGTTCTTTCAATCTCAAAAGATCCAACCACCCACCAATACACAACCAACTTAACCCTAAGAACACCCCCAATTTCCCTCCCCTTAACACTCGATTTGGGTACCCAATTCTTATGGGTCACTTGCAATAGACTGTACAAATCCTCCACATACCACCCAATTCCATGTAACTCACCCAAATGCATGACCTTACCCAAACCCACAATCTGTAAAACTTGTAGGACTACCCCTAAACCCGGATGCAACATAAACACTTGTAGGACACTCACCCTTAAAAATCCCATCACTAATATCAAACCACCCTTAGGAGGAGAACTTTCTAAGGACATTATCTCAATCAATTCTACAAACGGGTCGAACCCGGGTCAAATAGTTACAATACCCAATTTCCTCTTTGTTTGTGCACCTCCTTCATTAGTACAAGGCCTAACAAAAGGAGTACAAGGGGTTGCCGGATTTGGAAGGTCTAAAACTTCTATCCCAAATCAGTTTTCCTCATATTTCCATTTCCCAAATAAGTTCTCACTGTGCTTACCTTCATCCGGGTTCGAAACCGGGGCCGGGTTCTTCGGATCCGGCCCGTATAATTTCTTCCCGGGTATAGATCTCACTACATTACTGTCTTACACACCTCTGTTAACCAACAAAATCAGACCCTCAGATTACTACATTGGAGTAACACAAATCAAAATCTTTGATCAAAACGTACCAATCAATAAATCCTTACTTTCTATAAATAGTAAAGGCTATGGTGGAACAATGATAAGTGTTGTTGATCCCTACACAATGATGGAAACTTCTATTTTCATGGCGGTTTCTAGAACATTCAATAATGAGCTTACTAAAAATGGTCAGGTTAAGAGGGTGAACCCGGTTGCACCATTCGAGTTTTGCTATGATCCATCAACACTCCCTTTTACACGAATCGGGCCATTTGGGCCCGATATTAACCTGGTGATGCAAAGTGAGAAGGTGGTGTGGACTATTTCAGGGCAGAATTACTTTGTAAGGGCAAGTAATGAAGCTTATTGTCTTGGTTTGGTTGATGGTGGAAAGAAGCCAAAGGCATCAATTGTGATAGGTGGGTTTCAATTGGAGGATAATTTTGTGGAGTTTGATGTGGGTAAGTCTAGGATTGGGTTTAGCAACTCTTTGTTGTTTAGTCGTGTAAGATGCTCCAATTTCAACTTTACATCTACTAATGTGTAG